The sequence GCATAGGCACTGGCGGGACTATCGCAGGCCTTATCAAGTCCGCCATGCCCCATCAAAAGGTCCTTGGCTTTAGCGCCTTGAAGGGTGAATTTATCCATCAGGAGATCGCAAATCTTCTCCAAGCACACGAAATTCCCTCCCAAAACCAATATGCACTATTTTCAACCTATCATTTTGGCGGATATGCAAAACACAAACCTGAGCTGATTGCGTTTATAAAAAAATTCAAGCAAGCTACAGGCATCCCCTTGGACCCTGTGTACACCGGAAAGCTATTTTATGGCGTCATGGACAATATTAAATCCAGCTTCTTCCCGCCCGGCAGCCATATCCTGCTGATCCATTCGGGAGGCCTTCAGGGCATACAAGGCTTCAACCAACGTTTTGGCGAAACGCTGGAAACGGAATAAGATAATCTCCGCAGCTTCAACACTGATCACATTCTGTGGGAACAGCTAATGTAAAAATCTTTTTAAAGGACAGGAAGAATTTTACCCGCCCGGCTCTTAAAGCCCGCACTCGCATACGGTAAAGAAGCTTCGATGATGGTCTTCAGCTCTGGCTTGATTTCAGGATACTTTGTGGAAAGGTTGTACACCACCTGCATGGAAAACACCCTAATGGCCACTGGCTGCCCCGTATCTTCCAGCAGCGCAAAAGTCCTGTCCAGCACCTCTCCTTCAAACTCCTCAGGAATCTCCTGGTACTGCAATACCCGAAGGATATTCCGTTTGATTCCAGGAAGGATTTCAGGCTTGCCCAGAAGGGAAATCACGGATTTATAATAGGGCAGCAGCAAGGAAGGATACTGTTCCACGGCTATGGCCATTGGCCAGGAGGCCCGTTGGGTGATCCGGTAAGGTCCTGCGGTCAATATCTCCATCAGCTCCCGGAACCGGCCGGCATCATTTCCAATATAAGCAACGATGCGATTGGCAATTTCCTTCGAATGTCCCCGCTTGAGCTCGGCCCTGATATCCATAAACGCTTATTTTCTAACCCGGTTAAACACCCTGGTGGTAAATCGAGGCCTGTCCTCCATGACATTAAGATCGTCCTCACTGATCCTCTTGACACTCTCAATGGTATAAAATGCCTTATCATTTAGGGACTTGATTTTTCCGATAAACCCTTTCAGGCTCTCTCTTTTCATGACGGTAAACAGTAAGTTCACTTTGCCGTATCTTCCTTCAGCTCCGACATTGGTAAACCGGAAGTCCCTTTCCTTCATGTATTCTATCAGCTCGGGCATCGGCTCCTTGGTGATGACCCGGACCAGCACACGGCCCAGTGCGAGTTTCTCTTCAATGACCATCCCTATGTAAGTTCCTGCCCCAAAACCTCCTGCATACGCCAAATAGGACATCGGGTTATCGATGTTTTGAAAGATCTGGCCTATGGCCAATAACCATATCAAGGCTTCAAAAAAACCTAAGATGGGAGCAACATTTTTTTTGCCGTTTAACACAAACATGATCCGAAGCGTGTTGATGGTCACATCTCCTACCCGGGCCAAGAAAATCAACAAGGGCATGACGACATAAGTAAACATATCCTCGTCCATTCCCATTCCGCTAAAGAATTCTTGCATGATACCGCTTTTAAGATTGATTTTAAACTTTTACATTTCTGCCCACCTTCGTTCCCAGCCAGGCAAAGGATAGCGCACATATCACCATTAGAATGATCAGCAGGTTATAATTAGCGAACAAATCAAACAAGGCCCCGATCAATAAGGGTCCCAGCGCCGCTAAGTAGTATCCTGCAGATTGTGCCATTCCCGAAAGCCGTGCCGTCGTGGGGCCTTCTGTCCGTAAACCTATCAAAGTATACGCCAAACTGATGCTTGCCCCGAGGCAAAACCCGATCAATGTCAACGCAATATAAATCACCCAACTATGATCAAAAAACAATCCGATAAACCCGATAAAATAGATCATGCCCATCCCAAACGAAATTTTCACTTGAGTGGCATATTTTACCGCTACCAAGGGTGCCGTAAAAGATCCGATAAGGCCGACCACCTGCATCAAACTCATCATTAATCCTGCTTGTCCGGC comes from Echinicola vietnamensis DSM 17526 and encodes:
- a CDS encoding DUF2179 domain-containing protein; this encodes MQEFFSGMGMDEDMFTYVVMPLLIFLARVGDVTINTLRIMFVLNGKKNVAPILGFFEALIWLLAIGQIFQNIDNPMSYLAYAGGFGAGTYIGMVIEEKLALGRVLVRVITKEPMPELIEYMKERDFRFTNVGAEGRYGKVNLLFTVMKRESLKGFIGKIKSLNDKAFYTIESVKRISEDDLNVMEDRPRFTTRVFNRVRK